Genomic segment of Poecile atricapillus isolate bPoeAtr1 chromosome 8, bPoeAtr1.hap1, whole genome shotgun sequence:
AAATAACACTTTTCAAGGAGGGGCTCTGGAACAATGGGCTTTTTGTCAGTTGCACCTGCAATTTGCTGAGTGCATTTATTCATCAGAGACAGAAGCATCATCTTCTCTGCTCTGAAAATAGTGAAATTTTATCTATGTGTACAGAATCATATCTCTTTATGCCTCGGTTCTTCTGACCACAAtgaaaaatggttttaaatgtgctttaaggtgtattttaaaatattcagactTCTCAATGCAATTATCCTCTCCCCACTAATAATATCTCTTCTATTAGGGATGTATAAAGCTGTGTTGCAGCTCAGTGGAAAGATGTGTTGTGGGATTTATTTCCCTTTGGAAGGGGAAAGAGGTAAATTGAAAATGTGTACCTGCAATTTGAATTGAAGGGAAATTTACTTAGATTCATAGTCTATGAGTGATGTTTTTTATATTCTCTCTTGCCTTTTCTTTGGGGTGAGTGTCACATGGACTGAGCTGTActttcaaaatttttattaGATTAAGGTAAATTTCCACTGAACTTATGACAGTAGTGTTTCTCAGAGGTCTCCTGTCTAagtttagtatttttttttaatacattttctgatgtattttctgttttttctttcaacatATGATAGatacagagacagatgaaaatgTAGAGAAATTATATCCTGAAAATGCTTTGAAGTGTTACTGGAAAACTAGAACAGCAAATCCCCAGTCTTGGTCAAGCCAACCAGAAGGTTGTTGTTGGGTGTGGAAGGATGTTTCCACTTCCTCTGTGGGCAAAGTCCTTCACAATTATCACTCAAGGACTAATTGCTCTTTTGGGCAGTACTTCTGCCATTGGTCACTGCTGGTAACTAGATCCTGAATGATGCATTTATGCTGTGATGGGTTTAATTCTGTTGTTGCTCTGAGGAACATCACCAGGCATTGATTTATTGCTACAGTTTAAATTATGTTCTCACTACTTAGACATAAGAAGTTCTGTTGCTGTGCTTGAGAAATCATCCACactctgtgctggttttgttgTCTGAACAGAACATTTTAGTACTTCTGTAAGGTTTGCTGCAGAGGTACATTGCTTACAAGAGCTTCAAGGGTTTGAGGAAAGTGTCTGACCTATGTTGTCAAATCAGTCTTGATGGTTCAAAACTCCTGTCAATGTTTTCTTAATCTCAGAAAACCATATTCTGTCACATTACTTAAAGTTCAATAGAAATCCACAGACTGATATCTTGCATTCAGTACTTTGTACTCTGAACAAGTCGCAGAATCACTGATCCTGTTTTTATAATTAGGTCAGCATTATCAGTTGCCTTACAGGATTTTGCAGATGTTCGGACATTCTTGTAGAGCTGCAACTACCACTGTCCTTTTAATGTTTCTCTCTATAGAGAGAATTTGCAATTTCACTCACTTCTGcagaagttggggttttttggtattTAATTTCACGGACATCTTTACCTGTTTATCTCTTCATAGAGCTCTATTATTCTGAACTTGTTATTCTTTAAGGCCAAGTCATGAGTTGTAGTTTAACAGTGTGAAATGAGTCTGCTGAGTGTGAGAATCTACTGTTATGCCTGTAAATTCAAGATGGTAGACAGGAAAGTGGAAATCCAGGTGATGTTTATGTAGGAACATAAGTGCTTTAGGTATGTgttcaacaggaaaaaaatatgtgtaaATACAAATCAAAAGTAAGGTAAGCAAAACTTACTTAAACTTAAACTGCTTAAGCCTTAGGGATGGACCCAGAAGTCAGATCCTGATGGAAACAACAGTTGGAAACTAAGTATTCTGGATTTCTTTTCATtccttaaaaagaagaaaagaaaagcttttgttgTAAATCTGATTTATAGAAATGGTAGTATAAAGAACTAACTTGCATCATcgatattaatttttatatgaCCTATGCTGGAAACTAGTGGATGCTACAAAGTGAGACCAATACTGACAGGTAATCAGTGGGATCAAGTAACCATTTCACTCATTAGAAGACAGCACAGAGTCTGGCCAGGAAGGTGTCCATGGAGGACTTCCAGAGTACTGCTGGAGAGAAGGAAGTGTGCTGAAAAGGTGGAGGGAAGTGTTTGGGCTTGCATGTGGGGGGTGTAGGCATGAAGTTTTGTTCTTGCTAGATAGCAGGTGAGCAAACCTGCCTGCTGGGGTTTACTGGAGGGAGAGAAAGCAAAGGCATGGGGCTCTTTCATACCTTGGTTGTCTCCCCTTAGCAACCAAATATCTGTAGAGGCTGGagggtttctttcttctttctttttttttttttcttttttttttttccttttcagtccACTCTTTGTGACGTGGAAGACGGGGCGAGACAAGCGGCTGCGTGGCTGCATCGGGACCTTCTCAGCCATGAATCTTCACTCAGGACTCAGGGAATACACATTAACCAGGTAACTgtcaaaaatgaaagaaatagcTGCTGTCAAATCTGTCTTACATACTAACAGTTCTGACATCTGCAGCACGTAATTTCTCTCAGCCTGCAGTAGGCATTGGACAGCATCAGGAAGCTCGCCACTGGTATTACAGTTCATTAGATTAGGGAGAGATGCAAATCACTCTCTGCAGTAGCAGAGAAACATGTTTCATGCAAGCATAATCAAAAGGAGAATAATTGAATAATTGAGCATCTGACACTTTATTTTGGTGCTTGTTTTGGGTGATATATCTTCTCTTCCCTTTAGTGCACTTAAGGACAGCCGATTTCCCCCCCTGACCCGCGAGGAGCTGCCCAAACTCTTCTGCTCTGTCTCCCTCCTCACTAACTTTGAGGATGCCAGTGACTACCTGGACTGGGAGGTGAGAACAGGTGCATTTGGAACTCTGCATCACTCTCTCGTTCCATTCGGGTTCGGGTTAGTACATGGtgatgtatctccttcattaCAGGGGTATATGGGGAATAGAAGAGACTGGGAATAGAAGAAATGGGGCTGGAAAActagaaggaaggaagaggatgGCCTAGAAGTATGCTTTTGGCTGGGGGGAATGAAAGAAACATGAAAGTGGTTCATGGACTTGGCCCAGTAGAAAATGGGTGTAAATACATGTGTCAAAACCGTGGAAGTAATTTTGATGGTGTGAATggaaactggaaataaaaagtAGTTAAGATCAAAGGTATTAATGTTTTTTAGGACCTTATACATGGAAGTGTATTTTGTTCAAGAAGAGTATATATATGGACTTTATAGTTGGGAATTTTAGGCATCATTCTTGTGTGCAGAGATTTTGTCTCTTACGTGACACAAGAGATGGAAAATTGATAAGACTTAGCTCAGGAGAAGTGGCTGGGACACTGGTGAGGCTTGTGTGGGAAGGGTGGCTACGAGAGCTCCTTGTGAGACCTGCCTGGTAAGGGCAGAGAGCGGGGAAGGGAATGACCTTACCCAAGCAAACACCAAACtgtccagagagagagagatgcaCAGTGTTATGGGACTGGCAGCTCAGTCATGGACTCAGTGCTAGCAAACACCTCTTACCTGGCTGTTCATTTCCATCTATAGGTTGGAATCCATGGGATCAGAATAGAGTTCATCAATGAGAAAGGTGTCAAACGCACAGCCACGTATTTACCTGAGGTTGCTAAGGAACAAGGTGGGTTTGAGATGGCAGCCAAACATGTCAATACACTGTGTCACAGAATTGGGTAACTTAAATCTGTCAATTTGGGGCTTGGAATACAATGCTGTCTTCATAGTAGTGCCATGGAACCACCAGGCTTAATTTTGACAACTGACACCTGATAGAGTTGCTGCTGGGTTTTCATCTGGCCTGTCTCTCATCCCATATCTTTGCACAGCTGTATTTTAGTGCCAGAATGTTTTAGGGCTGAAGAAATAGAGGATCTCAAAGTATGGATCTTCCAGCCTCATTCAGCATTGCATCTTTCCTCTTCTGTGTTTCTCCCACCAACTAGGATAACTGCACGCTGCACAGCACCAACAGGAGAGTCACTTTCCTCCTCATTCTTGCTAAAGTAGCATCCTCCAGAGAAGGGCTAGAAACACAGCCCCTCTGGAGCACACTTCCCACTCAAATAGAGTAGTGGTCACCATGGTAACTGCTCAAAATATtgcctcctcctttcctccaccTAGCAGAGTGGAGTGGTCGCATCCTCCTGGCTCTGGGGCAAAAGACTAAGGTAGGAATTTTAACTCTGATCTCTCACATAGCAGTGCACTGTGCTATCACTAGAGCATCAATCCAATATGTCTATGTAAAGAGTTAAGTATTATCTTATTTTCAAGGGAGCTAAGTGGCACATGATGAAAAAATTCGGGGTTCCTGCAACAGTAGCAAGGCACAGACCTGTATAAGAAGACATGGAATGGAAAATGGAATTGCTCTTTTATAGACCAGCTCCAGTATGAGTTCAAAGGGGTAGGCATGTGCAGATAGTGTGCATGCGTCAGGCCATATATGTCCCATTCAACACTAGGATTTCTAAAGCTCAGAGTTTCCTGTTTAGATGATTGTTTTTCTAGAGTCCTTTTAATGCATCTCTTGtgtttttgaaacattttttaaattgaaaaatttgcCTTGCTTCTATTTTTCAATAGACTGGGATCAGATCCAGACCATAGACTCCTTACTCAGGAAAGGTGGCTTTAAGGCTCCCATTACCAATGATTTTAGGAAAACAATTAAACTTACCAGGTAAGTAGATGTATTTGTTGTCTCTTAATTTTACTTTATAGTGTTTCCTGGGTCATCTAAAATACTTGTGCTGTAAGTCTTTATGCCTCTTCCAGAGGAGACCTAGTGTGAAAGACCAAATCACAAATGCCACATGTTAGGCATATAATACACATGGAATTAAGCACAATATGTTTGGTCCATGCAGGATCAAAGTTAGCATTTTTCTAAGAGAAGTGTCACTGGTTTTAATATCACCATATATGTGAAAGATCAGAAGCAGAACTTTTGAGAGTTAAAAAggttgggtattttggggtttcttttcaaTGAAAAGAAACTTTCTTTTCTCAGTGTTCTCGTCTGTGAATGCTGTAGCTATTTGTAGGTGACAGCTGTCTTAAAACTAAACCACAGTCAAATTTGGTTGGTTTTCAGAATTTACTTGCTTTTATATACCCCCAGCTGTCCTATTGGTTTCTGCCCCCTTTATGTTATGTAAAAATTGGGACTTTCTGGTTTTGTATAGAAACACTAATTTATCAGGTCATTCTTTACCTCTAGGTAGAAATTAGGTGAGTGTGCAGGGTTTTCTCTAACAGGAGACAACATGAGGaaagttttcattaaaatctCACTTAATGTGGTCTTAGTGCAACTCAGAACCACTTTGTAGCTGGCTGTTGTTTACCATGCTTTAGAAGAACTCGGAAAATTCCAGTCTCTCCAAAGGAACTTGGCATATTCTGAATTCTGATTGTACAACATGGACTAAGTCATTTATGTGCTACAGTAAACCTCTCTTTAGCTAcctctttatttctttcactaCCTTTTCAAATGTGGAGATAACCACAAAAGTAAACAACAGTGAAATACTGATTATTTAATCACTGTAGTTGAATAGTTCCAGCATACTTTTCATGCTGTTTTTGTCCATTGTGTGTagataaaaaatacaaatcaacCATTTATTTCCTGTGTGTTACTTCAGTCATCCCTTTAATTAGGATCACCTCAATTAGGACTCATCTTTCAAGACATTGGAGCTAATTCAAGCTCACATAGGTTATTCATGGCAGTGGGTTCTTCTTGGTCATCTCTGGCTGTGAGCTAAAGGGGAGTCTGGGGTGAATGTTTCATGTCGAGTCCCTCCCCGTTGCATGGTCTAACATTATTTTCCCGCCTGTTCCCATAGGTACCGCAGTGAGAAGGTGACAATCAGTTATGCAGAGTACATGGCCTCCCGCCAGCATTGTTTCCAGAACGGCACCCTTCATGCTCCCCCCCTCTACAATCATTACTCCTGACACACGGCTGCATGACCAGTCCCACTCCCCAGTTGCTGCCAACGGCTATGACATCATCGGGGCAGACGCCTCCTCTTCCTGGTCCAGTTACTTCTATTACTGCACCATTTTATGATGCTAGCTTCCGTTGCCAAGTCTGCCTTCCCACTGACCTGGGGGGAGGATGAGAGCGTGACAGGACTTCAGGGGCCCAAGCCTTATCTCAGTCTTCCCTCCGAGCGGGGGTTCAGTTGGATTGGGGCTCCATGCCTACGAACTGTCGTGAGGTGCAGAAGACCTTTAGGAGTGAAAGTGCTGCTACGGACTGATCTGTTCCTGGGTGTTACTGATGCTCTGGAAACTTGAGTTGTTTGTTATGGAAGCCCCCCAGATCACGTAGGAGCATTCCCCTGGCAGCCTGGGCAACGGAGTccaacaaaacattttttaggttctttttaatttttttttaacctctggTATCTGTTGTGTACTGAGAGCTGATTGCAGTCCCCACGCATCACAGGCGGACATCATAATATTGGGGAGGGTTGAACACCTGGATAGCACCCCATCCTCGTGGACAGAAAACATGTGAAAAATTAATCCATTATTTAAATAAACCCTTGAAGGCTTTAAGGCTCATATCCTTGGTAGGTTGGATTCTTGGGGATGAAGCCTGCTATGAAATATAATGCTGTTTTGCCTGTGAGTGACATGGCACATGCTGTGCACACAGAGGAGATCCTTGAGTGTGCCTGGACAGTCTCTGTTACAACcaaattttgtttccaaatattTGTAAGATACAGGATTAGGGCTGGGGAGGCCCCTAGGGTTTGCAGAGCACTGACTGTAGTCATACAAGTGAGACCAGTGactgaaatttgttttaattgaagCTAACAGTCTTGGGGACTTTCCTTTTGATAGAACAGCCACTTTTGCTGGTATGATTACTGATCTTAGGGACTGTGAGTGTTCCAGTTTATTCCAGACCTGTGGAATGGTGCTGTTCAGTTTTGCTGGTAGGATTTATCTTACTCAGCTTAGTCATTGCCCAGGCAGTGAGTGGGGAAATCTGTATTACCCAAACTGCATGAAACTCATGTGCACTCTGTATTTCTTCTCCCGTGGTTGATGATCACAAGGAATattcttttctgaaagaaagctaCAAGTTGTTATTCTGCAGCATCATTGAGGGATGTCATAAACTCTAAATTATGACACTCTTTCAATGAGATAACTGGACTTCAGAATACaatttggggtgggtttggttggttttccAAGCTTCTGGAGGGTCATGAATGGTCAGGGAAGAACATACAAGTGCATAGCAGAGTCATGGCTGTTTGGCTGCACACATCTTTAGAGCCTGCTTGTGTGTTGTAATTGGCTGGTGTTTGAAGACTGAAATTATGCCGTGGTATGGCAGGGAATAGGGCAAGTAGGAAGCTGAGAACTGCAGGGTGCTGCTCCTGGTCCTAAGGAAGCAAGGCACAGCTTGTGCCATTTTGCTTCATGTTCATGTAAGTTCTGCTGAAGGAGAGAGATGTGAGGGAGATTCCTCTGGATAACAGTGCAATATTGACCCAGCTTTCCTTCCATATTGGGTCTTTCCTACAAATTGCCACTTTTCCCTTGTGATGTTGTTGAAAAGCAATTGAAGATGAAAGGATTGTTTCGTGACTTCTTGCTGCTGAGAATAAATGAGTCTCGTTACAAGCCACTCCAGTTTCTAATTGCTCCCCCAGGTGCCGCATAGTGATGGGGGAGGATGGGGTCAGCTCCAGGCATACCACTCACCTTTCAGCTGTCAAACAGTATGATACATAGGGCTACGCTCATTACTGTTCAAGTGTTCTATgttagaatttaatttctaaaaggtttaaaaaaaggCGAAAAAATGGTGCTAAAACTTCACCCCTGAGCACGCTCGGTGAGACTGGTCATGCAGGCATACAGTGCCAGGCTTTTCAACTatactgtttctttttcaggtGTTTGCCCTGTTCTGTGTCTTCAACAGTGTATAGTGTTTTCCTGATTTCAGTTTCTTTGACTAGGGGATGACTAAagggtggggtggggagggttagttgtcatttttttaaagaacagaatTTTAGGATTGAGTAACTTGGTTGGTTTAAGCCTGAAGTGGGACAGATGGTTTGGGACTGGGGAAAAGTCTTATCCTCTCCCACTTCTATTTCCCCACTCagtctgtttaaaaaaacaaacaaaacataaatGCCTCTAAATATGTACTGTGTTCTTGTCTTGTTGCAGTGAGAAGATGGCAGATCAGAAACACTGGTCTGCTGCCTAAGGAACAGGCCCTCTCAGTTTAGTCCCATAAAGGGTCCAGCTATAAAATCAATTGAAAACTGTGTCAATAGCTAAGTCAGCTCAGAGAAATGTATAACAAAGACAGGTGGTCTCAGGAAATAATCCCGTTTCTAGATCATTACATGGCAGCTATGCATAAGGATGAAAGAGGTAGTTTTTCAAGGTAGAGGTAGTTCAAACTGTAGTTTGAATTGCCTCAAGATGGAGACAACCAAAATCAGTGCCCAATTGATCTGAGATTTTCCCCGTGGTTGCTTGGCTGGGACAGCTGGTTAGAACTACTCAAAGCAACTCTTACCTGGTTTGATCTGGATTAACTCATCCTTAGAAGCAAGTGCCTTTTGGTCTAGAAGGGCTTATTCTCATGACAACCACAACTGATAAATAATCTCACTGCAATGATGAAATGTCTTTGTTTTACAGTAACTACAGGAGAA
This window contains:
- the AMMECR1L gene encoding AMMECR1-like protein, which produces MGKRRCVPPLEPKLAAGCCGVKKPKLSGSGTHSHGNQTTTVPSSSSGPLQNHQHTDGNNGRENVSDLTLGPGNSPITRMNPTSGALSPLTRPNGTANSTKNLVVTAEMCCYCFDVLYCHLYGFPQPRLPRFTNDPYPLFVTWKTGRDKRLRGCIGTFSAMNLHSGLREYTLTSALKDSRFPPLTREELPKLFCSVSLLTNFEDASDYLDWEVGIHGIRIEFINEKGVKRTATYLPEVAKEQDWDQIQTIDSLLRKGGFKAPITNDFRKTIKLTRYRSEKVTISYAEYMASRQHCFQNGTLHAPPLYNHYS